In a genomic window of Brucella anthropi ATCC 49188:
- the fdhE gene encoding formate dehydrogenase accessory protein FdhE, producing MAGKKDLVPDPTVIGEISAPPFVQLPDPGALFARRAERLRFLGSVSPLKPYLEFIAELSEAQSEIAAGLGPVAARHGDDRGREFGMPAIDRADTISEPALGTVFDRLFEHACTIAKPQDAADALERVANSDAGARRRMIEAIFAGMLPPEAIAEHIYVWAGLQLHFTRLAAALDPKSLKPVADGVCPTCGSIPSSSTVVGWHGAHGARFCSCSVCNTLWHYVRVKCVCCGSTKGIGYKEVEEGGGIIKAETCDECQRWVKIIYQQLSADADPMTDDIASLGLDILMRETPYRRGGFSPLLAGL from the coding sequence ATGGCAGGCAAGAAAGATCTGGTGCCGGACCCGACGGTCATCGGCGAAATATCGGCCCCACCCTTCGTGCAATTGCCGGACCCCGGCGCGCTTTTTGCCAGAAGAGCAGAGCGCCTGCGTTTTCTGGGTTCGGTCAGCCCGCTGAAACCTTATCTGGAGTTCATTGCCGAACTAAGCGAGGCACAGTCTGAAATAGCGGCTGGTCTCGGTCCTGTCGCCGCGCGACACGGCGACGACCGGGGACGGGAATTCGGCATGCCGGCGATCGATCGTGCGGATACCATATCGGAACCAGCACTCGGGACTGTCTTCGACCGGCTGTTCGAGCACGCCTGCACGATCGCCAAACCGCAAGATGCCGCCGATGCGCTGGAACGTGTGGCGAACAGCGATGCGGGTGCGCGTCGCCGAATGATCGAGGCAATTTTTGCCGGTATGCTGCCGCCGGAAGCAATTGCTGAACATATCTATGTCTGGGCAGGCTTGCAGCTCCATTTCACGCGGCTTGCAGCGGCGCTTGACCCGAAGTCGCTGAAACCCGTTGCCGATGGCGTCTGCCCGACTTGCGGCAGCATTCCGTCAAGCTCGACGGTCGTGGGCTGGCACGGTGCGCATGGCGCGCGTTTCTGCTCCTGTTCCGTCTGCAACACGCTCTGGCACTATGTCCGGGTCAAATGTGTGTGCTGCGGCTCGACAAAGGGTATCGGCTACAAGGAAGTCGAGGAAGGTGGCGGCATTATCAAGGCTGAAACCTGCGACGAATGCCAGCGCTGGGTCAAGATCATCTATCAGCAGCTATCGGCGGATGCCGATCCTATGACCGACGATATTGCGAGCCTCGGCCTTGATATATTGATGCGCGAGACGCCTTACAGGCGAGGCGGCTTCTCGCCGCTTCTTGCCGGACTGTGA
- the fdxH gene encoding formate dehydrogenase subunit beta — protein sequence MFPPVPNPSVQPQQPRFGDKDLIRRSASNVTPPAERQTEVAKLIDVSKCIGCKACQSACAEWNDTHEEVGINVGVYDNPHDLTPNTFTLMRFTEWDNPDTGNLEWLIRKDGCMHCEDPGCLKACPAPGAIVQYSNGIVDFIHDNCIGCGYCIKGCPFNIPRVSEVTHKAYKCTLCSDRIAVGQGPACAKACPTQAIVYGTKDEMKEWADGRIKDLKSRGFENAGLYDPPGVGGTHVMYVLQHADKPEIYANLPNNPRISPVVEAWKGVSKYAGMAAMGLAAAAGLLHYIFKGPNVVTEHDEEQAEKLTGEKSS from the coding sequence ATGTTTCCACCCGTTCCCAATCCTAGCGTCCAGCCGCAACAGCCGCGTTTCGGTGACAAGGACCTGATCAGGCGGTCGGCGTCGAATGTGACGCCGCCTGCCGAGCGCCAGACCGAGGTGGCGAAGCTCATCGACGTGTCGAAATGCATCGGCTGCAAGGCCTGCCAGTCCGCCTGCGCCGAATGGAACGACACGCATGAGGAGGTTGGCATCAATGTGGGTGTCTATGACAATCCGCACGATCTGACGCCGAACACCTTCACCTTGATGCGCTTTACCGAGTGGGATAATCCCGACACCGGCAATCTGGAGTGGCTGATCCGCAAGGATGGCTGTATGCATTGCGAAGACCCCGGCTGCCTCAAGGCATGTCCGGCGCCAGGCGCAATCGTGCAATATTCCAACGGTATCGTCGATTTCATCCACGATAACTGCATCGGCTGCGGCTATTGCATCAAGGGGTGCCCGTTCAACATTCCGCGTGTTTCGGAAGTAACCCACAAGGCCTATAAGTGCACGCTCTGCTCCGACCGCATCGCGGTGGGACAGGGACCGGCCTGTGCCAAGGCCTGCCCGACACAGGCCATCGTCTATGGCACCAAGGACGAGATGAAGGAATGGGCCGATGGCCGCATCAAGGATCTGAAATCGCGCGGCTTCGAAAATGCCGGGCTCTACGATCCGCCGGGCGTTGGCGGCACGCATGTCATGTATGTGCTGCAACACGCCGATAAGCCGGAAATCTACGCCAACCTGCCGAACAATCCGCGCATCAGCCCGGTTGTCGAAGCGTGGAAGGGTGTGTCCAAATATGCAGGCATGGCCGCAATGGGGCTGGCTGCGGCAGCAGGTCTGCTGCATTATATCTTCAAGGGTCCGAACGTCGTGACAGAGCATGACGAGGAACAGGCCGAAAAGCTCACGGGAGAGAAAAGCTCATGA
- the selB gene encoding selenocysteine-specific translation elongation factor — protein sequence MIVGTAGHIDHGKTSLVRALTQVDTDRLKEEKARGISIDLGFAYLPLSGDEKDILGFVDVPGHEKFVHTMLAGAASIDFVMLVVAADDGIMPQTREHLAIVNLLGIRRGVAVITKSDLVEPDRLAEVETAIRNELALTGLADIPVLAVSTVSGAGIDDLKALLEVQAHAFGERRTNGRFRLAVDRSFTLKGAGTVVTGTVLSGKVAIGDHLVISPSGKEARIRTIHAQNRLSETAQAGDRCALNLAGDGISKEAVHRGDMLVSPGLHRPTDRIDASLQILSSEKKPLGQWFPVRLHHASAEVGARIVLLRDEELQPGTEDRVQLVLDRPVSAAAGDRFVIRDVSAQRTIGGGRFLDLRPPQRKRRSPERMAQLDAHSIDHPVESARALLTAEPYYLDATAFLRDRALADDPQGLAHGLDAVMLPQANSVLLLLPERWDALRDDILARLGVFHEENPDLIGMGVERLRLLLKPRLPAPAFRAAIAALVEADLLRLDGAWLRLRDHEVTMSDADEALWQRIAPLLGGEARFRPPRVRDISVLLDEREEDIRRLLKLSGRMGRVHEVAHDHFFLRATIAEMIGILSDMDAAFDGGWFIAARFRDRVDSGRKVAIQILEFFDRNSVTIRRGDMRRLNRRKLDLFGDFTQGEVGTTGGMK from the coding sequence ATGATCGTCGGAACGGCGGGGCATATCGATCATGGCAAGACCTCGCTAGTGCGCGCTCTTACACAGGTCGACACGGACCGGCTGAAGGAGGAAAAGGCGCGAGGCATTTCCATCGATCTCGGTTTTGCCTATCTGCCCTTGTCCGGCGACGAAAAGGACATACTCGGCTTTGTTGACGTGCCGGGGCATGAAAAATTCGTGCATACGATGCTTGCCGGCGCGGCGAGCATCGATTTCGTCATGCTGGTTGTCGCTGCCGATGACGGGATCATGCCGCAGACCCGCGAACATCTGGCAATCGTCAACCTGCTCGGCATCAGGCGCGGTGTCGCCGTCATCACCAAATCCGATCTTGTCGAACCCGACCGTCTTGCCGAAGTTGAAACTGCTATCCGCAATGAACTGGCGCTGACAGGGCTTGCCGACATTCCCGTTCTGGCGGTCTCCACCGTGTCGGGTGCCGGGATCGACGATCTGAAGGCGCTGCTGGAAGTGCAAGCGCATGCATTCGGTGAGCGGCGGACAAACGGACGCTTTCGTCTTGCGGTGGACCGCTCCTTCACGCTCAAGGGCGCTGGCACAGTGGTCACGGGCACGGTGCTTTCCGGCAAGGTCGCTATTGGCGATCATCTGGTCATCAGCCCGTCTGGCAAGGAGGCGCGTATCCGCACCATTCATGCGCAGAACAGGCTAAGCGAGACCGCGCAGGCAGGTGATCGCTGTGCGCTCAATCTGGCAGGTGACGGCATATCGAAAGAGGCGGTACATCGCGGCGACATGCTGGTTTCGCCCGGCCTTCATCGCCCGACGGATCGCATCGATGCATCGTTGCAAATCCTGTCCTCGGAGAAAAAGCCGCTTGGTCAGTGGTTCCCGGTTCGCTTGCATCATGCGTCAGCTGAGGTCGGTGCCCGCATCGTGCTTTTGCGGGATGAAGAGCTCCAGCCGGGCACAGAAGATCGAGTGCAACTGGTGCTGGATCGTCCTGTCTCGGCTGCAGCCGGAGACCGCTTCGTCATCCGCGATGTGTCCGCACAACGCACCATTGGCGGCGGACGTTTTCTCGATCTGCGCCCGCCGCAACGCAAGCGCCGCAGTCCGGAGCGCATGGCACAGCTTGACGCCCACTCCATTGACCACCCGGTGGAATCGGCACGCGCACTGCTGACTGCCGAACCTTACTATCTTGATGCGACAGCATTCCTGCGCGACCGCGCGCTGGCGGACGATCCGCAAGGTCTGGCGCACGGGCTCGATGCCGTAATGCTCCCGCAAGCAAATTCCGTGCTGTTGTTATTGCCGGAACGATGGGACGCTCTGCGTGACGATATTCTGGCGCGGCTCGGCGTCTTCCATGAAGAAAATCCAGACCTGATCGGCATGGGTGTCGAACGGCTGCGGTTGCTGTTGAAACCGCGCCTGCCAGCACCCGCCTTTCGCGCTGCCATCGCCGCGCTGGTCGAAGCGGACCTGCTGAGGCTGGACGGCGCCTGGCTTCGCCTGCGCGATCATGAAGTAACGATGAGCGACGCCGACGAGGCGCTCTGGCAGCGCATTGCGCCGCTGCTTGGCGGTGAGGCTCGTTTTCGTCCGCCGCGCGTGCGCGATATTTCGGTTCTGCTTGATGAGCGGGAGGAAGATATTCGCCGCCTTCTCAAACTTTCAGGGCGCATGGGCCGGGTGCACGAAGTGGCGCACGACCATTTTTTCCTGCGGGCAACGATTGCCGAAATGATCGGCATCCTGTCGGATATGGATGCGGCATTTGATGGTGGCTGGTTCATTGCAGCGCGGTTTCGCGACCGGGTGGATAGCGGTCGCAAGGTGGCGATCCAGATACTGGAATTCTTCGATCGCAACAGCGTCACGATAAGGCGCGGAGACATGCGCCGCCTCAACCGCCGCAAGCTGGACTTGTTCGGTGATTTTACGCAAGGGGAAGTAGGGACAACCGGAGGAATGAAGTGA
- the fdnG gene encoding formate dehydrogenase-N subunit alpha, which translates to MNVELSRRQFLGGTGAVVAASALGSFGFGAVESAYAESIRPFKLTNTAETRNTCPYCSVACGIILYSKGDVRKGEKAELIHVEGDTDHPTNRGTLCPKGAALKDFVKAKTRLQYPQVREPGSSEFKQIAWEDALDRIARHLKDDRDANFIAKNAAGTTVNRWTSTGFLAASATTNETAFLTYKVVRSTGIVAFDNQARVUHGPTVASLAPTFGRGAMTNSWTDIKNTDLVVVMGGNAAEAHPCGFKWVTEAKANRGARLIVVDPRFTRTASVADFYAPIRQGSDIAFLLGVINYCIQNDKVQWDYVKHFTNASYIIKDGFEYKDGLFTGYDEEKRDYDRSSWDYVIGDDGYAVVDDTLQNPRCVWNLLKQHVSIFTPEMVERICGTPKEKFLKVAEMMSECSAPDKTMTSMYALGWTQHSKGSQNIRCMAMLQLILGNIGVRGGGMNALRGHSNIQGLTDIGLMSNLLPGYMNIPVEKETDLEIYMSTRGFKPLRPNQTSYWQNYRKFFVSFQKAMWGSAATVENDFVYDWLPKLDVPNYDMLRIFDMMYEGKVNGYVCQGFNPLMAVPNRKKLTDALSKLKFLVTMDPLETETSRFWENHGEFNDVDSASIQTEVFQLPSTCFAEDEGSLTNSGRWLQWHWPGATPPGDAKTDNWIMAQIYLRLKELYRKEGGAFPDPILNLVWDYKDEGEPTAEELAKELNGRAIGTVTDPTDPTKVVAEAGKLLSGFAALRDDGSTASGCWIYSGCFTEAGNNMARRDNHDPDETGAYLNWSWSWPANRRILYNRASADLNGKPWDPSRKLIEWDGSKWTGYDVPDIAPTAKPNEVGPFIMNAEGSSRLFSRGMMRDGPFPAHYEPFESPVANVIAPKVRGNPVARVFNDDFKQFAETASEEFPYAATSYRLTEHFHYWTKHVTVNAVLQPEFFVEISEELAKEKGIAKGDWVRVWSKRGSVKAKAVVTKRIKPLICDGKTVHVVGIPLHWGFMGAARKGFGPNSLTPFVGDANIETPEFKAFLVNIERSSAPVA; encoded by the coding sequence ATGAATGTGGAGCTCTCACGCCGCCAGTTTCTGGGCGGAACGGGGGCGGTAGTGGCGGCTTCGGCGCTTGGGTCCTTCGGTTTCGGTGCAGTGGAAAGCGCCTATGCCGAATCCATTCGCCCATTCAAGCTGACCAACACGGCCGAAACCCGAAATACCTGCCCTTACTGCTCGGTCGCCTGCGGTATCATCCTTTATTCCAAGGGGGATGTCAGGAAAGGCGAAAAGGCCGAGCTGATCCATGTCGAAGGCGACACGGATCACCCGACCAATCGCGGAACGCTTTGCCCGAAGGGTGCGGCACTGAAGGATTTCGTCAAGGCGAAGACCCGCCTGCAATATCCGCAGGTACGCGAGCCGGGTTCGTCCGAGTTCAAACAGATTGCCTGGGAAGATGCGCTTGACCGCATCGCGCGGCATCTGAAAGACGACCGCGACGCCAACTTCATCGCGAAGAACGCGGCGGGCACAACAGTCAACCGCTGGACCTCGACAGGCTTCCTTGCGGCTTCGGCAACCACCAATGAAACGGCGTTTCTCACCTACAAGGTGGTGCGCAGCACAGGCATAGTTGCATTCGATAACCAGGCACGCGTCTGACACGGCCCGACGGTGGCGAGTCTCGCCCCAACATTTGGCCGCGGAGCAATGACCAACTCCTGGACCGATATCAAGAACACCGATCTCGTCGTCGTCATGGGCGGCAATGCGGCGGAAGCGCATCCTTGCGGCTTCAAATGGGTGACGGAGGCCAAGGCCAACCGCGGTGCCCGGCTGATCGTCGTCGATCCGCGGTTCACGCGCACGGCTTCCGTGGCGGATTTCTATGCGCCTATCCGGCAGGGTTCGGATATCGCCTTCCTGCTTGGCGTCATCAATTACTGCATCCAGAATGACAAGGTGCAGTGGGATTATGTGAAGCATTTCACCAATGCCAGCTACATCATCAAGGATGGCTTCGAATACAAGGACGGGCTGTTTACCGGCTATGATGAGGAAAAGCGGGATTATGACCGCTCGAGCTGGGACTATGTGATCGGCGATGACGGCTATGCGGTTGTCGATGACACGTTGCAGAACCCGCGCTGCGTCTGGAACCTGCTGAAGCAGCATGTTTCGATCTTCACGCCGGAAATGGTGGAACGCATCTGTGGCACGCCGAAGGAGAAATTCCTGAAAGTGGCCGAGATGATGTCCGAATGCTCGGCGCCTGACAAGACGATGACGTCGATGTATGCGCTCGGCTGGACGCAGCATTCCAAGGGGTCGCAGAATATTCGCTGCATGGCGATGCTGCAGCTGATCCTCGGCAATATTGGCGTGCGTGGCGGCGGCATGAATGCGCTGCGCGGTCACTCCAACATTCAGGGGCTGACCGATATCGGTCTGATGTCCAATCTTCTGCCGGGCTATATGAATATCCCGGTTGAAAAGGAAACCGATCTCGAAATCTATATGTCGACACGCGGTTTCAAGCCGCTGCGCCCGAACCAGACGAGCTACTGGCAGAACTATCGCAAGTTCTTCGTCAGTTTCCAGAAGGCGATGTGGGGCAGTGCCGCAACTGTCGAAAACGACTTCGTCTATGACTGGCTGCCGAAGCTGGACGTGCCGAATTACGACATGCTTCGTATCTTCGACATGATGTATGAAGGCAAGGTCAACGGCTATGTCTGTCAGGGCTTCAATCCGCTGATGGCGGTGCCGAACCGCAAGAAGCTGACCGATGCTTTGTCGAAGCTGAAATTCCTCGTGACGATGGACCCGCTGGAAACGGAAACCTCCCGTTTCTGGGAAAACCACGGTGAATTCAACGATGTGGATTCGGCTTCCATCCAGACGGAAGTGTTCCAGCTGCCCTCCACCTGCTTTGCAGAGGATGAGGGTTCGCTCACCAATTCCGGACGCTGGCTGCAATGGCACTGGCCTGGTGCTACACCGCCCGGCGACGCGAAGACCGATAACTGGATCATGGCGCAGATATATCTGCGGCTGAAGGAGCTTTATCGTAAGGAAGGCGGTGCTTTCCCCGATCCGATCCTCAATCTCGTGTGGGATTACAAGGATGAGGGCGAACCGACGGCTGAAGAACTGGCCAAGGAACTGAACGGTCGTGCGATTGGCACGGTGACCGATCCAACCGATCCGACCAAGGTGGTTGCCGAGGCTGGCAAACTTCTGTCCGGCTTTGCAGCATTGCGCGACGACGGTTCGACGGCATCGGGATGCTGGATTTATTCCGGTTGCTTCACCGAGGCTGGCAACAATATGGCTCGCCGCGACAACCATGATCCGGACGAGACAGGCGCCTATCTCAACTGGTCTTGGTCGTGGCCTGCAAACCGTCGCATTCTCTATAACCGCGCCTCCGCCGACCTCAACGGCAAGCCGTGGGACCCGAGCCGCAAGCTCATCGAATGGGACGGTTCGAAATGGACGGGCTATGACGTGCCGGACATCGCGCCGACCGCCAAGCCGAACGAGGTCGGTCCGTTCATCATGAATGCGGAAGGCTCTTCGCGCCTGTTCAGCCGCGGCATGATGCGTGACGGTCCGTTCCCGGCCCATTACGAGCCGTTTGAATCGCCTGTCGCCAATGTGATCGCGCCGAAGGTTCGGGGCAATCCGGTGGCACGCGTCTTCAACGACGACTTCAAGCAGTTCGCGGAAACGGCCTCGGAGGAATTCCCCTATGCGGCGACTTCCTACCGCCTGACCGAGCATTTCCACTACTGGACGAAGCACGTCACGGTGAATGCCGTTCTGCAGCCGGAATTCTTCGTGGAAATCTCGGAAGAGCTGGCGAAGGAAAAGGGCATTGCCAAGGGCGACTGGGTGCGGGTGTGGTCGAAGCGCGGCTCGGTCAAGGCCAAAGCCGTGGTGACCAAGCGCATCAAGCCGCTCATCTGCGACGGCAAGACGGTGCATGTGGTCGGCATTCCGCTCCACTGGGGCTTCATGGGTGCTGCCCGCAAGGGCTTCGGCCCGAATTCGCTGACACCTTTCGTCGGCGACGCGAACATCGAGACGCCGGAGTTCAAGGCGTTTCTGGTCAATATCGAGCGCTCAAGCGCGCCTGTAGCTTAG
- a CDS encoding tetratricopeptide repeat protein, which translates to MRLADLFTRKPKPDTTAQALENALVVAKAGDYAAALSIWEPLARAGNARAQNNIGACFAGGMGVEKNIGLAQRWLALSAAAGDASGQRNLASLLFKGEDIEADYLEAARLYRLAAEQGDPQAQDMLSWMLMEGEVIAADPVEAREWALKAAEGGIAAAMTRLGMIYHNALGVPRDPSQAVYWWRNASAAGDPDGEAMLGAALHLGMGVERDPVAAYECLMRAEAGGSALAAPFIEAARNALNEKP; encoded by the coding sequence ATGCGGCTCGCTGATCTTTTCACCCGCAAGCCGAAGCCGGACACGACAGCTCAAGCGCTGGAAAATGCGCTTGTCGTTGCAAAGGCGGGTGATTACGCAGCGGCGCTTTCCATCTGGGAGCCGCTGGCACGTGCAGGCAATGCCCGCGCGCAGAACAATATCGGCGCCTGTTTTGCGGGCGGCATGGGCGTTGAGAAAAATATCGGCCTGGCGCAGCGCTGGCTGGCCCTTTCCGCCGCGGCTGGCGATGCTTCCGGCCAGCGCAATCTCGCTTCGTTGCTGTTCAAGGGCGAAGATATTGAAGCCGACTATCTGGAAGCTGCAAGGCTGTACCGGCTTGCTGCAGAACAGGGTGATCCGCAGGCGCAGGACATGCTGAGCTGGATGCTCATGGAAGGTGAGGTGATAGCCGCCGACCCGGTTGAGGCGCGCGAATGGGCGTTGAAGGCGGCGGAAGGCGGCATAGCTGCAGCCATGACGCGGCTTGGCATGATCTATCATAATGCTCTCGGGGTGCCGCGCGATCCCTCTCAGGCCGTTTACTGGTGGCGGAATGCGTCCGCTGCGGGCGACCCGGATGGAGAAGCCATGCTTGGCGCCGCGCTGCATCTTGGCATGGGCGTGGAACGCGACCCGGTGGCGGCTTACGAATGTCTCATGCGCGCCGAGGCGGGCGGCAGTGCGCTTGCCGCCCCTTTCATCGAGGCAGCGCGCAATGCGCTGAACGAAAAGCCATGA
- a CDS encoding thioesterase domain-containing protein, translating to MTSKPNSLRPKSLTRRGLLFAGAVLAFYGSAAQAAPKTPSRSSPQADVYLLRGFGDVFSTGIDEIGKQLQANGVDAHVEGHQAWRFVLNQILADQRKNPRAPVVLIGHSLGANAVIDIATALEKKGIQVTYMATFAATAPAPLPGNIRRVVNFYFKQHGWGMPLAAGPRFKGNLDNRDFSGMKDIGHFNIEKQRPLQDEVVRNVLSIVRSR from the coding sequence ATGACTTCAAAGCCGAACAGTTTGCGTCCCAAATCCCTGACCCGTCGCGGCCTCCTGTTTGCCGGGGCTGTACTTGCGTTCTATGGTAGCGCGGCACAGGCGGCACCCAAAACGCCTTCCAGAAGCTCGCCGCAAGCCGATGTCTATCTTCTGCGCGGTTTCGGGGACGTCTTCTCCACCGGCATCGATGAGATCGGCAAGCAGTTGCAGGCCAACGGAGTGGATGCGCATGTCGAGGGGCATCAGGCCTGGCGTTTCGTGCTGAACCAGATCCTCGCCGACCAGCGAAAGAACCCACGCGCGCCCGTGGTGCTGATCGGCCATTCGCTCGGCGCCAATGCCGTCATTGATATTGCAACCGCGCTCGAAAAGAAGGGCATTCAGGTCACTTATATGGCCACCTTTGCCGCCACCGCGCCAGCCCCTTTGCCCGGTAATATAAGGCGTGTCGTGAACTTCTATTTCAAGCAGCACGGCTGGGGCATGCCGCTGGCTGCCGGTCCGCGTTTCAAGGGCAACCTCGACAATCGCGACTTCTCAGGCATGAAGGATATCGGCCATTTCAACATCGAGAAGCAGCGCCCGCTTCAGGACGAAGTGGTTCGCAATGTGCTGAGCATCGTACGCTCAAGATGA
- the selA gene encoding L-seryl-tRNA(Sec) selenium transferase produces MDQIKSSLRHLPSVDAILQMAELSGALESFGRASVTEAIRKVLGDEREAVKSGASLSSNMHLAERVLHLLKASGQSSLRPLFNLTGTVLHTNLGRAILAEAAVEAATQAMRQAVSLEFDLSSGGRGERDDHLRALVCELTGAEDATVVNNNAAAVLLVLNSLAAGREAIVSRGELIEIGGAFRMPDIMTRAGTRLVEVGTTNRTHPRDYENAINPDTGLVLKVHTSNYRIEGFTREVTASELAAIAQAKGVPLVNDLGSGTLADLTSFGLAHEPTVREAVAEGADIVTFSGDKLLGGPQAGFIVGRRDLIARINKNPMKRALRVDKIRLAALEATLKLYRNPERLSEKLPTIRYLARQQTEIAAQAARLQPELERILGPAFVVAMTDCASQIGSGALPLSTVPSAGLSIVPKDGSGSVLTALGGSLRALPLPVIGRIEKGALVLDLRCLDDETSFVRNLSSYAAR; encoded by the coding sequence ATGGACCAGATCAAGTCTTCGCTGCGCCACCTGCCCTCCGTGGATGCCATCCTGCAAATGGCGGAGCTTTCCGGGGCATTGGAGAGTTTTGGCCGCGCGTCGGTGACTGAGGCTATTCGCAAGGTGCTGGGCGATGAGCGCGAGGCGGTGAAATCCGGCGCCTCGCTCTCCAGCAACATGCATTTGGCTGAACGGGTTCTCCACTTGCTTAAAGCGTCAGGGCAATCGAGCCTGCGCCCGCTGTTCAATCTGACCGGAACTGTCCTGCACACCAATCTGGGGCGAGCCATTCTTGCCGAAGCCGCCGTCGAGGCTGCCACACAAGCCATGCGGCAGGCGGTTTCGCTCGAATTTGACCTGTCATCGGGCGGGCGTGGCGAGCGCGATGATCATCTGCGGGCGCTTGTCTGTGAGCTGACGGGGGCGGAAGATGCCACCGTCGTCAACAACAATGCCGCTGCTGTACTTCTGGTGCTGAACAGCCTTGCTGCAGGTAGGGAGGCCATTGTATCGCGCGGCGAACTGATCGAGATCGGTGGCGCGTTTCGCATGCCGGACATCATGACCCGCGCCGGGACACGGCTTGTCGAAGTCGGCACCACGAACCGCACCCATCCGCGTGACTACGAGAATGCAATCAACCCCGATACAGGGCTGGTACTGAAGGTCCATACGTCCAATTATCGGATCGAAGGATTTACGCGGGAGGTCACAGCGTCGGAACTGGCCGCTATTGCGCAGGCTAAGGGCGTGCCGCTGGTCAATGACCTTGGCTCCGGCACACTTGCCGATCTGACTTCCTTCGGTCTCGCACACGAGCCGACAGTGCGCGAAGCGGTCGCTGAAGGTGCAGATATCGTCACCTTTTCCGGCGATAAGCTTCTCGGTGGACCACAGGCGGGCTTCATTGTCGGGCGACGCGATCTGATTGCCCGTATTAACAAGAACCCGATGAAGCGTGCTTTGCGGGTGGACAAAATCAGGCTCGCAGCACTTGAAGCGACGTTGAAACTTTATCGCAACCCCGAACGACTTTCTGAAAAGCTGCCGACTATTCGCTATCTGGCGCGTCAGCAGACCGAAATTGCGGCGCAGGCGGCACGGCTCCAGCCGGAGCTGGAGAGAATACTCGGCCCGGCTTTCGTTGTGGCGATGACAGATTGCGCCAGCCAGATCGGCTCCGGCGCATTGCCGCTCTCGACCGTTCCAAGCGCCGGATTGTCGATTGTGCCGAAGGACGGTAGCGGCTCCGTGCTGACAGCGCTCGGCGGTTCATTGCGTGCGCTGCCTTTGCCGGTCATCGGGCGGATCGAAAAGGGTGCACTCGTACTCGATCTGCGCTGCCTTGATGACGAGACCAGTTTTGTTCGGAACCTGTCATCCTATGCGGCTCGCTGA
- a CDS encoding formate dehydrogenase subunit gamma, with protein sequence MSKTDFDDVERGDGIELGKPVKVHRYSGGARINHWITAISLVLLALSGLAMFHPSLFFLSGLFGGGQWTRAIHPWIGVVLFFSFLGLFVRFWSANLWKREDSQWLAHANDVISGNEEKLPEVGKYNAGQKLVFWSMSLLIIILIVSGVMIWNEYFGSFTSINQQRWALLVHSMAAVAAICVWIVHVYAAIWVKGTINAMTRGTVTGGWAWRHHRKWLRELTSKQKVKQGGSKPAA encoded by the coding sequence ATGAGCAAGACCGACTTTGACGATGTTGAACGCGGTGACGGGATAGAACTCGGTAAGCCCGTCAAGGTGCATCGCTATTCCGGTGGCGCACGCATCAATCACTGGATCACCGCCATCAGCCTCGTGCTGCTGGCCCTGTCCGGCCTTGCGATGTTCCACCCATCGCTGTTTTTCCTGTCGGGCCTGTTTGGCGGCGGACAATGGACACGCGCCATCCATCCATGGATCGGCGTAGTGCTGTTCTTCAGCTTTCTGGGGCTTTTCGTGCGTTTCTGGAGCGCCAATCTGTGGAAGCGCGAAGACAGCCAATGGCTCGCACATGCCAATGACGTGATTTCCGGCAATGAGGAAAAGCTGCCTGAAGTCGGCAAATATAATGCCGGTCAGAAGCTCGTTTTCTGGTCCATGTCTTTGCTGATCATCATCCTGATTGTTTCCGGCGTGATGATCTGGAACGAATATTTTGGTTCCTTCACCAGCATCAACCAGCAGCGCTGGGCCCTGCTTGTCCATTCCATGGCGGCGGTGGCGGCGATCTGTGTCTGGATCGTGCACGTCTATGCCGCGATCTGGGTCAAGGGCACGATCAATGCGATGACACGCGGCACGGTTACCGGCGGCTGGGCATGGCGACATCACCGCAAGTGGTTGCGCGAACTGACATCGAAGCAGAAAGTGAAGCAGGGCGGCAGCAAGCCTGCCGCCTGA